Proteins from one Anastrepha obliqua isolate idAnaObli1 chromosome 2, idAnaObli1_1.0, whole genome shotgun sequence genomic window:
- the LOC129237683 gene encoding uncharacterized protein LOC129237683, whose translation MDQFSHDLTVALMEETSLLDRARVSRWGQRRRTRSTGNLPCAPQPTEKEDSSSSPSDVRKTTNIDGLDTKNVDLKTMSDSDDKEIHLPSKSPLKTSLRLGTLESDSLNETFSPARFFKPSARRKRKFKRMSMECDLGTVSSIQSQDTCSNLSSTVTASMGGCGAMRKRVLKPDPNTRSNLFFCGKRKRSNRDRYQEYDPSTKSHSTSMPRFAYMEDNRIRPRSYSSTSKPNSDKLLPLNKGLLSKIEKISQSQKTDTECKSSASNSTLTETNIPATVFELIQAKQQEYKSLRKKRSNCRRNQLQQLQFAVDQHTMDCESFNDFSSSSSLSSSDSEDAQTTNDTDREGDDELTDWPGNEGVSGPADAKNDSKRKLTKKCNNPLIKSDEGSLASGMGEDDTIMLGSEDWSPNISNDNLELRYRPSEPITIVNKGFDLGRNICEATIIPFKQIESEMSGETSNPFLSSPPSQLSEIREIRAGCRRIKDERPGFSIKTSVNERLARFLQDPRQIHIRLPDIEIYEHDSLLNLATLYSLQISLDNGCAVLNKTSNTTQSVNIDQNSLQNCLLSDFKRRCYGSKSDGLTKK comes from the exons atggatcagtTCTCGCATGACTTAACGGTTGCTCTTATGGAGGAAACATCGTTATTAGACCGTGCACGCGTAAGTAGGTGGGGTCAACGACGCAGGACTCGTTCAACAGGGAATTTGC CTTGTGCCCCGCAGCCAACAGAAAAAGAGGACTCTTCTAGTAGTCCAAGTGATGTAcgcaaaacaacaaatatagATGGCTTAGACACAAAGAATGTTGATTTGAAAACTATGAGCGATTCCGATGATAAGGAAATACACCTTCCAAGTAAGTCACCCTTGAAGACATCACTTAGGCTGGGAACGCTCGAGTCAGATTCATTAAATGAAACCTTCAGTCCTGCAAG ATTCTTTAAACCCAGTGCAAGAAGGAAGCGAAAGTTTAAGCGTATGTCAATGGAGTGCGACTTAGGCACTGTCAGCTCTATTCAAAGCCAGGATACATGCAGTAACCTGTCATCAACTGTAACGGCTAGTATGGGAGGGTGTGGCGCTATGAGAAAGAGAGTTCTTAAGCCCGATCCAAATACCCGCAGCAACTTATTTTTTTGTGGTAAACGTAAGCGATCAAATCGTGATCGTTATCAAGAATATGACCCCTCAACAAAATCTCACTCAACAAGCATGCCACGTTTTGCCTATATGGAGGATAATAGAATTCGTCCTCGCAGCTATTCCTCTACATCAAAGCCTAATAGTGACAAATTGCTGCCTTTGAACAAAGGACTTCtctcgaaaattgaaaaaatatcccAATCGCAAAAGACTGATACTGAATGTAAGTCGTCCGCATCAAATTCAACGTTAACGGAAACAAATATTCCAGCTACAGTATTTGAATTAATACAAGCAAAACAACAAGAATATAAAAGTCTACGAAAGAAACGCAGCAATTGCCGTCGTAATCAACTCCAACAATTGCAGTTTGCCGTTGATCAGCATACGATGGATTGCGAAAGCTTTAACGACTTTTCAAGTTCGAGTTCGTTAAGCTCATCTGATTCTGAAGATGCACAAACCACAAACGATACCGATCGCGAAGGTGATGACGAACTTACAGATTGGCCAGGCAATGAAGGTGTTAGCGGCCCTGCTGATGCTAAAAACGATTCTAAACGAAAACTTACCAAGAAGTGTAATAATCCCCTTATTAAATCGGATGAGGGTAGCCTTGCCTCTGGAATGGGGGAGGATGATACTATCATGCTCGGCAGTGAGGACTGGTCACCAAACATTTCCAATGATAACCTTGAACTACGTTATCGGCCGTCAGAACCCATCACTATTGTAAATAAAGGATTTGATTTAGGGCGGAATATCTGCGAAGCCACAATCATTCCATTTAAGCAAATAGAAAGCGAAATGTCGGGTGAGACTTCGAATCCATTTTTATCTTCGCCACCATCTCAGTTAAGTGAAATAAGAGAAATACGTGCCGGTTGCCGTCGCATAAAAGATGAGAGACCGGGTTTTAGCATTAAAACAAGTGTAAATGAACGCCTCGCGCGCTTTTTACAGGACCCAAGGCAAATACATATCCGGTTGCCTGATATCGAAATCTATGAACATGACAGTTTACTTAATTTAGCCACATTGTATTCCTTGCAAATTTCTTTAGATAATGGATGTGCAGTACTTAACAAAACCAg caaCACCACACAGTCGGTTAATATTGATCAGAATAGTttacaaaattgtttacttAGTGACTTTAAACGGCGATGTTATGGAAGCAAGAGTGATGGTTTGACAAAGAAGTGA
- the LOC129237682 gene encoding trimethylguanosine synthase, with protein MDMHQNFVESSGPQSRLYVFNQIFEAERNVNFGRYLELFQKIYEASQQNSFLEFWTTNGDSIVSEEYWREHEGGQKSVDSSETDPIICENSEKADYNSAENNLLWQQYYEKIYVEQYQVFAIIFYEYYKHLHKSLEAKDIESSKCTVNDQNQLINESIVDEFQQLQLLGLPTSFGKNQRNNKTNTKRETKQHNICSGFFSDEEDYSGIMDTIDNPELQVNNQKDLNDIEDAEDKTSIYAIKKKTIEKKKKNRKLRNVPEFLLENKGMLKYWRKRFSLFSRYDDGIRLDCESWFSVTPEKIAIHMADRLACDLIIDAFCGCGGNAIQFARTCKRVVAIDIDPIKISMAKHNATIYGVADKIDFIVGDFLQIGQHGQFQSDVIFLSPPWGGPKYKRKTDYDIENYLQPAGATKLMEIAKTFSDNVVLYLPRNAHIKQVVKLAGEGNRCEVEHNYLDSRLVAITAIYGENILKSKDL; from the exons atggatATGCACCAAAACTTTGTTGAGAGTAGCGGACCACAATCTCGATTATATGTGTTTAATCAGATTTTTGAGGCAGAAAGGAACGTAAACTTTGGACGATATCtggaactttttcaaaaaatttatgagGCCAGCCAACAAAACAGTTTTTTAGAATTCTGGACTACAAACGGAGATAGTATTGTTTCTGAGGAATATTGGCGGGAGCATGAAGGTGGACAAAAATCTGTCGATTCCAGCGAG ACCGACCCAATAATTTGCGAAAATTCCGAAAAAGCAGATTATAACTCTGCAGAGAATAATCTACTTTGGCAGCAGTACTACGAAAAGATATATGTTGAGCAATATCAGGTGtttgccataattttttatgaatattacaAACACTTGCACAAATCTTTAGAGGCAAAAGACATTGAAAGTTCGAAATGTACAGTAAATGATCAAAATCAACTTATTAACGAAAGCATTGTTGACGAATTTCAACAACTCCAACTACTTGGATTGCCTACCTCTTTTGGTAAAAACCAAAGGAATAACAAAACGAATACAAAAAGGGAAACAAAACAGCATAATATTTGCAGCGGATTTTTTTCGGACGAGGAGGACTATAGTGGAATCATGGATACGATAGACAACCCTGAATTGCAAGTAAACAATCAAAAAGACTTGAATGATATAGAGGATGCAGAGGATAAGACATCAATTTAtgctattaaaaagaaaactatagaaaagaaaaagaagaaccgCAAGCTGCGAAATGTGCCTGAATTCCTTCTTGAAAACAAAGGTATGTTAAAGTACTGGCGGAAACGTTTCTCACTCTTTTCACGGTATGATGACGGCATACGTTTAGACTGTGAAAGCTGGTTCTCAGTAACACCGGAAAAAATTGCGATTCACATGGCTGACCGCCTAGCTTGTGATTTAATCATAGATGCCTTCTGTGGTTGCGGCGGTAATGCCATACAATTTGCACGTACCTGCAAGCGTGTTGTGGCAATCGATATCGACCCAATAAAAATAAGCATGGCAAAGCATAATGCAACGATTTATGGTGTAGCTGATAAAATTGACTTCATAGTTGGAGATTTTCTTCAAATAGGTCAGCATGGCCAGTTTCAAAGCGATGTAATTTTCTTAAGCCCACCCTGGGGCGGACCAAAGTATAAGCGAAAGACGGATTatgatattgaaaattatttgcagCCTGCAGGTGCGACAAAATTGATGGAAATCGCTAAAACATTTAGTGATAATGTTGTTCTATATTTACCACGAAATGCTCACATTAAGCAGGTTGTAAAATTAGCGGGCGAAGGCAATCGATGTGAAGTGGAGCATAATTATTTAGATTCTCGACTTGTGGCAATTACTGCGATATATGGAGAGAATATATTAAAGTCGAAAGATTTATAA